The Formosa sp. Hel1_33_131 genome window below encodes:
- a CDS encoding type IX secretion system membrane protein PorP/SprF, with translation MAGVSNCNKLRTTGRQQWFGDEDAPSLQTVSING, from the coding sequence ATGGCTGGTGTTTCTAATTGTAATAAATTAAGAACAACAGGGCGTCAACAATGGTTTGGAGATGAAGATGCTCCTAGTTTACAAACGGTTAGTATTAATGGTTGA